One stretch of Natronolimnobius baerhuensis DNA includes these proteins:
- a CDS encoding PPC domain-containing DNA-binding protein — translation MDYREVETAAEYVARLETGADWRSEIESLADAVEADAAWFSALGAVQDAELWFYDQTDCEYYPIAFDEPLEVAACVGNVSLLKGERFAHTHAVLSDDEGTTYAGHLNEATVWAGEVHMRVFEDPLEREYDETTELDLWL, via the coding sequence ATGGATTATCGCGAGGTCGAGACGGCAGCCGAGTACGTGGCCCGTCTCGAGACGGGGGCCGACTGGCGAAGCGAAATCGAGTCGCTCGCGGACGCGGTCGAGGCTGATGCGGCCTGGTTCAGCGCACTCGGTGCAGTCCAAGACGCCGAACTCTGGTTTTACGATCAAACGGACTGTGAGTACTATCCCATCGCGTTCGACGAACCGCTCGAGGTCGCTGCCTGCGTCGGCAATGTCTCGCTTCTGAAGGGTGAGCGATTCGCCCACACCCACGCCGTCCTCTCCGACGATGAGGGCACCACCTACGCCGGTCACCTGAACGAGGCGACCGTCTGGGCCGGCGAGGTACACATGCGCGTCTTCGAGGACCCACTCGAGCGCGAGTACGACGAGACAACCGAACTGGATCTCTGGCTCTGA
- a CDS encoding DUF7556 family protein translates to MATNPHAMADETTIVGSIDDADASNGGEYVIADITADGAWLSMEAKDAPTLPAWR, encoded by the coding sequence ATGGCGACGAACCCCCACGCCATGGCGGACGAGACGACAATCGTCGGCTCAATCGATGACGCCGACGCGAGCAACGGCGGCGAGTACGTCATCGCCGACATTACGGCTGATGGCGCCTGGCTGTCGATGGAAGCGAAAGACGCGCCGACGCTGCCAGCGTGGCGATAA